Proteins encoded by one window of Geoalkalibacter sp.:
- the pdhA gene encoding pyruvate dehydrogenase (acetyl-transferring) E1 component subunit alpha: MKERKEASQLSASELLAMYRDMVRIREFEEACPALYSRRKMGGFLHLYSGQEAVGVGVAHAIHQEDYLIGAYREHGLILAKGSAPGPVMAELFGKLTGVSRGKGGSMHMFDPEVRFMGGYGIVGGHLPLAVGMGFAIQYQEKDEVVVCLFGDGATNQGVFHEAMNMAALYRVPVVFVCENNMYGIGTSVTRASAVEQLYKKSCAYETPGVKVDGMDVLKVYEAVRQAAARARAGEGPTYIEALTYRFRGHSISDPGNYRSEQEKKLWMERDPIPNFGRRLVSEGKADEDALKRIVAEEKKVVEDAIRFAEDSPEPGPEELWTDVYVNS; the protein is encoded by the coding sequence ATGAAAGAGCGCAAGGAAGCATCGCAACTCTCTGCCTCCGAACTGCTTGCCATGTATCGCGACATGGTGCGCATCCGCGAATTCGAGGAAGCCTGCCCCGCGCTCTACAGCCGGCGCAAAATGGGCGGTTTCCTGCATCTGTACAGCGGCCAGGAAGCCGTTGGGGTCGGTGTGGCTCACGCCATTCACCAAGAAGATTACCTGATCGGCGCCTATCGCGAGCACGGCTTGATTCTCGCCAAGGGCAGCGCGCCCGGGCCGGTGATGGCCGAACTCTTCGGCAAGCTGACCGGAGTGAGTCGCGGCAAGGGCGGCTCCATGCACATGTTCGATCCCGAGGTGCGCTTCATGGGCGGCTACGGCATCGTCGGCGGCCATCTGCCCCTGGCCGTGGGCATGGGCTTCGCCATCCAGTATCAGGAAAAGGATGAGGTCGTGGTCTGCCTGTTCGGCGACGGCGCCACCAACCAGGGGGTGTTTCACGAGGCCATGAACATGGCCGCCCTCTACCGGGTGCCGGTGGTGTTCGTCTGCGAGAACAACATGTACGGCATCGGCACCTCCGTGACGCGCGCCAGCGCCGTCGAGCAGCTTTATAAAAAAAGCTGCGCCTACGAGACGCCCGGCGTCAAGGTCGACGGCATGGACGTGCTCAAGGTCTACGAGGCGGTGCGCCAGGCGGCGGCGCGCGCCCGCGCCGGCGAGGGTCCGACCTACATCGAGGCCCTGACCTACCGCTTTCGCGGCCATTCCATCTCCGATCCCGGCAACTACCGCAGCGAGCAGGAGAAAAAGCTGTGGATGGAGCGTGATCCCATTCCCAACTTCGGCCGTCGGCTGGTGAGCGAGGGCAAAGCGGATGAAGACGCGCTCAAGCGGATTGTCGCCGAGGAAAAGAAAGTCGTCGAGGACGCGATCCGCTTTGCCGAGGATAGTCCCGAGCCCGGTCCCGAGGAGCTTTGGACGGACGTTTACGTGAACTCATGA
- a CDS encoding alpha-ketoacid dehydrogenase subunit beta, with translation MPLITCRDAINQALQEEMERDPNVFILGEDVARYEGSFKVTKGLLAKFGEKRVIDTPIAEAGFTGLGCGAAMIGLRPIVELMTVNFGIVALDQIMNNVAVIRYMFGGRVKVPLTIRSPGGAGNQLGAQHSHSIEAMLMHCPGLRVVVPSVPADAKGLLKSAIRSDDPVFFVEHEGLYGVKGEVPEGEYTIPLGVADIKRAGKDVTLICLSKMVYVCLEAAEKLAEEGIDAEVLDLRGLNPLDVPAILDSVTKTGRAVTVEECWLTGGWGGEIAALIMEHAFSALAAPVLRVGSADVPMPYNKALEDAAIPDVSRVVDRVREVMRY, from the coding sequence ATGCCGTTAATCACCTGTCGTGATGCCATCAATCAAGCCCTGCAGGAAGAGATGGAGCGCGATCCCAACGTGTTCATCCTGGGCGAGGATGTCGCCCGCTATGAGGGGTCGTTCAAGGTGACCAAGGGCCTGCTCGCCAAGTTCGGCGAAAAGCGCGTCATCGACACGCCCATCGCCGAAGCGGGCTTCACCGGCCTGGGCTGCGGCGCGGCCATGATCGGCCTGCGGCCCATCGTCGAGTTGATGACGGTCAACTTCGGCATCGTCGCCCTGGATCAGATCATGAACAACGTGGCGGTGATCCGCTACATGTTCGGCGGCCGGGTCAAGGTGCCCCTCACCATCCGCTCGCCGGGCGGCGCGGGCAATCAGCTCGGCGCCCAGCACAGCCACTCCATCGAAGCCATGCTCATGCACTGTCCTGGCCTGCGCGTGGTGGTGCCCTCGGTGCCGGCCGACGCCAAGGGGCTGCTCAAATCGGCGATCCGCAGCGACGATCCGGTGTTTTTCGTCGAGCACGAAGGGCTCTACGGCGTCAAGGGCGAGGTGCCTGAAGGCGAGTACACGATTCCCCTGGGGGTGGCCGACATCAAGCGCGCGGGCAAGGATGTGACGCTCATCTGCCTGTCGAAGATGGTCTACGTGTGCCTGGAAGCGGCGGAAAAGCTCGCCGAGGAAGGCATCGACGCCGAAGTGCTCGACCTGCGCGGCCTCAATCCCCTCGATGTGCCGGCGATCCTCGATTCGGTCACCAAGACCGGGCGTGCCGTTACCGTCGAGGAGTGCTGGCTGACCGGCGGCTGGGGCGGCGAGATCGCCGCCCTCATCATGGAGCACGCTTTTTCCGCCCTGGCGGCGCCGGTGCTGCGGGTCGGCTCGGCCGATGTGCCCATGCCCTACAACAAGGCGCTGGAGGATGCGGCCATTCCCGATGTGTCCAGAGTAGTGGATCGGGTGCGCGAGGTGATGAGGTATTGA
- a CDS encoding dihydrolipoamide acetyltransferase family protein, which yields MSQEIKMPKLSDTMEEGTVLAWRIKEGQTVKKGDIIAEVETDKAAMEMEAFGEGVVSAIKVKEGETVPVGTVLAVFESEAEESVKDAKKEEIAPDKTKEEPTTKSTESMEEKKEPAPERTKEEKQPEPAEDQGKSFAARVWATAKVSPEARALAEQKNIDLSRVRGSGPGGRIVRVDVEDYLARGDTGRRPSAPVGREPQKKSASLRKTIARKMTESWTGVPHFYVTVAVDMRDVMRFHRQLELSVNDFILAATARALAEHPEVNARWMDEGVKTLDAINLALAVAVDKGLYSPVIRDCARLSLRQIGERARELARKAQEGKLGAEDLSEGTFTVSNLGMFGVEAFAAIITAPQAAALAVGAVTEEVLADAHGNIEVVPRLRLTLSADHRVLDGADAAAFLNTLKGYLEAPVRLLEPVE from the coding sequence ATGTCCCAGGAAATAAAGATGCCCAAGCTCAGCGACACCATGGAGGAAGGAACCGTCCTTGCGTGGCGCATCAAGGAAGGGCAGACGGTGAAAAAAGGCGACATCATCGCCGAGGTCGAAACGGACAAGGCCGCTATGGAAATGGAGGCCTTTGGCGAGGGGGTGGTGAGCGCCATCAAGGTCAAGGAAGGTGAGACCGTGCCGGTGGGCACGGTGTTGGCGGTGTTTGAAAGCGAAGCTGAGGAATCCGTCAAGGACGCCAAAAAAGAAGAAATCGCGCCAGATAAAACCAAAGAAGAACCGACCACAAAGTCCACCGAGTCCATGGAAGAAAAAAAAGAGCCGGCGCCGGAACGGACAAAAGAAGAAAAGCAGCCAGAGCCGGCCGAAGATCAGGGCAAGAGCTTTGCCGCGCGGGTCTGGGCGACGGCAAAGGTTTCTCCCGAGGCGCGCGCGCTGGCCGAGCAGAAGAACATCGATCTGAGCCGGGTGCGCGGCAGCGGCCCCGGCGGGCGCATCGTGCGGGTCGATGTCGAGGATTATCTGGCGCGCGGCGACACCGGCAGGCGGCCGTCGGCGCCCGTTGGACGCGAGCCGCAGAAGAAATCGGCGAGTCTGCGCAAAACCATTGCGCGCAAGATGACGGAGAGCTGGACCGGCGTCCCGCATTTCTACGTGACCGTTGCCGTGGACATGCGCGATGTGATGCGCTTTCACCGTCAGTTGGAACTCAGCGTCAACGACTTTATTCTCGCCGCGACGGCGCGCGCCCTGGCGGAGCATCCCGAGGTCAACGCCCGCTGGATGGACGAGGGGGTAAAGACCCTCGACGCGATCAATCTCGCCCTGGCGGTGGCCGTTGACAAGGGGCTGTACAGCCCGGTCATCCGCGACTGCGCGCGTCTTTCCCTGCGCCAGATCGGCGAGCGGGCGCGAGAACTGGCGCGCAAGGCGCAGGAGGGTAAGCTTGGCGCCGAGGATTTGAGCGAAGGCACCTTCACCGTCTCCAACCTGGGCATGTTCGGCGTCGAAGCCTTCGCGGCGATCATCACCGCGCCCCAGGCCGCGGCCCTGGCGGTGGGCGCGGTGACGGAGGAGGTCCTGGCCGATGCGCACGGCAACATCGAGGTGGTGCCGCGCCTGCGCCTGACCCTGTCCGCCGATCACCGGGTGCTCGACGGGGCCGACGCCGCTGCTTTTCTCAATACCCTGAAAGGCTACCTGGAAGCGCCGGTGCGGCTGCTGGAGCCGGTGGAATAA
- a CDS encoding Lon protease family protein produces the protein MPLDHLRLDAEALTWRCDPNQFEFDTTRDLPPLEGTIGQDRAMTAIEFGLGIKDSGFNIFILGEPGTGRSSSIKKILAARAREREVPDDWCYVHDFDDGTHPDFIRLPAGQGSEFKKDVDRLVERLTEELPKVFDSKEYEEQKNKIAAEHQERHKALFQRLEREAEEKGFTLQRTVSGLVLVPVRDDHPLSQEEYENLSDEERADLDERGSQLQDHLNDVLRNVRQIEEEAREATAEMEKEVVNYAMSHLFDDLEQKYAEVPRVLEHFANCKKDILARIEELRPSKGPQIALPGIKMPQQGPSFERYLVNLFVDNQELKGAPVVYEANPTYFNLFGRIEHVIQMGNAVTNYTMIKPGALHRANGGYLILDCREVLINLFSYEALKRCIRNKEVKIEDMTEQFRFLATVTLKPRPVPLDCKIVMIGTPLLYYLLFQYDPDFRKFFKVKADFDRMMKNTWENAQQYALFIGAKCRDEDLLHFDPTAVARTVEHSARLTEDQGRFSSCFLEIANLIREASFYAERDGRDRVSAKHVELAVEARTYRCNKVEEKIQEYIEDGTLLVDTDGAVVGQINGLSVYQLGDYSFGKPSRLTVRTYLGKGGMVNIEREVKLSGPIHDKGVLIFSGFFGERFAQDKPLALAASICFEQSYAGVEGDSASCAELYALLSSLSEVPIKQGIAVTGSVNQRGQVQPIGGVNEKIEGFYAVCKAKGLTGEQGVIIPAGNRKNLLLRQEVREAVAQGRFHVWAVSSVDEGIEILTGLPAGERDAEGRWPQGTINHKVDQRLLKMAETLRKFGKGEEKGEK, from the coding sequence ATGCCTTTAGATCATCTGCGACTTGATGCCGAGGCCCTGACCTGGCGCTGCGATCCCAATCAGTTCGAGTTCGACACCACCCGCGACCTGCCCCCCCTGGAGGGTACCATCGGTCAGGATCGGGCCATGACGGCCATCGAATTCGGCCTGGGCATCAAGGACAGCGGCTTCAACATCTTCATCCTCGGCGAGCCGGGCACGGGGCGCTCGTCGAGCATCAAGAAAATCCTGGCGGCCCGCGCCAGGGAGCGTGAGGTGCCCGACGACTGGTGCTACGTGCATGACTTCGACGACGGCACCCACCCCGACTTCATTCGTTTGCCGGCCGGTCAGGGTTCTGAGTTCAAGAAGGATGTTGATCGCCTGGTGGAGCGGTTGACGGAAGAACTCCCCAAGGTTTTTGACAGCAAGGAATACGAGGAGCAGAAGAACAAGATCGCCGCCGAGCATCAGGAGCGGCACAAGGCGCTGTTTCAGCGGCTGGAGCGTGAGGCGGAGGAGAAGGGTTTCACCCTGCAACGCACGGTGAGCGGGCTGGTGCTGGTGCCGGTGCGCGACGATCATCCCTTGTCCCAGGAGGAGTACGAAAATCTCTCCGATGAGGAAAGGGCCGATCTCGACGAACGGGGCAGCCAGTTGCAGGATCATCTCAACGATGTGTTGCGCAATGTGCGGCAGATCGAGGAAGAGGCGCGCGAAGCCACCGCCGAGATGGAAAAGGAGGTGGTCAACTATGCCATGAGCCACCTCTTCGACGACCTGGAGCAGAAATACGCCGAAGTGCCGCGCGTCCTCGAGCATTTCGCCAACTGCAAAAAAGACATACTCGCGCGCATCGAGGAACTGCGGCCGAGCAAGGGGCCGCAGATCGCCCTGCCGGGCATCAAGATGCCCCAGCAGGGCCCCTCCTTCGAGCGCTACCTGGTCAATCTCTTCGTCGACAATCAGGAACTCAAGGGCGCGCCGGTGGTCTACGAGGCCAACCCCACCTATTTCAATCTGTTCGGCCGCATCGAGCACGTCATCCAGATGGGCAACGCCGTCACCAATTACACCATGATCAAGCCCGGCGCCCTGCACCGCGCCAACGGCGGCTATCTGATCCTCGACTGCCGCGAGGTGCTGATCAACCTGTTTTCCTACGAGGCGCTCAAGCGCTGCATCCGTAACAAGGAAGTCAAGATCGAGGACATGACCGAGCAGTTTCGTTTTCTCGCCACGGTGACGCTCAAGCCGCGTCCCGTGCCCCTCGACTGCAAGATCGTCATGATCGGCACGCCGCTGCTGTATTACCTGCTGTTTCAGTACGATCCGGATTTCCGCAAGTTCTTCAAGGTCAAGGCCGATTTCGATCGCATGATGAAGAACACCTGGGAGAACGCCCAGCAGTACGCCCTGTTCATCGGCGCCAAGTGTCGCGATGAGGATCTGCTGCATTTCGATCCGACGGCGGTGGCGCGCACCGTCGAGCATTCGGCGCGCCTCACGGAGGATCAGGGACGTTTTTCCTCCTGCTTTCTGGAAATCGCCAACCTGATCCGCGAAGCCTCTTTTTACGCCGAGCGCGACGGACGCGACCGGGTGTCGGCCAAGCATGTCGAACTGGCCGTCGAGGCGCGCACCTATCGCTGCAACAAGGTCGAGGAGAAAATTCAGGAGTACATCGAGGACGGCACTCTGCTGGTGGATACGGACGGCGCGGTGGTCGGACAGATCAACGGCCTGAGCGTCTATCAGCTGGGCGATTACAGCTTCGGCAAGCCCTCTCGCCTCACCGTGCGCACCTATTTGGGCAAGGGCGGCATGGTCAACATCGAGCGCGAGGTCAAGTTGAGCGGCCCCATTCACGACAAGGGAGTGCTGATTTTCTCGGGCTTTTTCGGCGAGCGCTTCGCCCAGGACAAACCCCTGGCCCTGGCCGCCTCCATCTGCTTCGAGCAGTCCTATGCCGGAGTGGAGGGCGACAGCGCCTCCTGCGCCGAACTTTACGCGCTGCTTTCCTCCCTCTCCGAGGTGCCCATCAAGCAGGGTATCGCCGTGACCGGTTCGGTCAATCAGCGCGGTCAGGTACAGCCCATCGGCGGGGTCAACGAGAAGATCGAGGGTTTTTACGCGGTGTGCAAGGCCAAGGGCCTGACCGGCGAGCAGGGCGTGATCATTCCCGCGGGCAACCGCAAGAATCTCCTGCTGCGCCAGGAGGTGCGCGAGGCCGTGGCGCAGGGGCGCTTCCACGTGTGGGCGGTGAGCAGTGTCGACGAGGGCATCGAAATCCTCACCGGCCTGCCTGCGGGCGAGCGCGACGCGGAAGGCCGCTGGCCGCAGGGGACCATCAATCACAAGGTCGATCAGCGCCTGCTCAAGATGGCCGAAACCCTGCGCAAATTCGGCAAGGGCGAGGAGAAGGGCGAGAAATAG